In Saccharomyces paradoxus chromosome IV, complete sequence, the DNA window GCCGGAATATTGCGTACGCTTcaataagaaaagtaaattCCGACGGGAATTCGGCAAGAAAAGTAAAGCGTGGGCCGCTTCACTAAattgagaaaaagaattctTTAGAGGATCATACGTAGGAAAAACATGATCTCTTCGCCTCTCTCCTGGCGAAGCCAGGAGAGAGGCGATACAGACGTTGCGACTGACAAAAGTTTTGAACAAAGTCACAATGGCCTGTCCCACCATCCCTTATtcataatttgaaaaatatgatcaAAATTGCTGCGGAATTTTCCCTTGCGAGAAGACGAAGATATAGGCAATAGGCAATAGGCAATGATTTAACTTGCCGTCTTGGTTCTTGCTGACGATGGGTGAGTAATACTATTACCTGTTTTTAAGGGCCTCATCGCTGGCCATTTCCTACACCTGTTTAAATgactgatgatgatatatAAACGATATTGGCCGCTTATCGATAACTGTTGCTTTGATACGTTCCCAATTCGATTATTCTTGGTTCTTATcttaataaataaagaaaggaaagatccagtattttttatcaaaagatGACCGCTGCTAAACCAAATCCATACGCTGCTAAGCCAGGTGACTATCTTTCCAATGTAAATAATTTCCAACTGATTGATTCAACCCTGAGAGAAGGTGAACAATTTGCTAACGCATTCTTCGAtactgaaaagaaaattgaaatcgCTAGGGCTCTGGATGATTTTGGTGTTGATTACATCGAGCTAACCTCACCCGTAGCATCTGAACAGTCCAAAAAGGACTGTGAAGCTATATGTAAACTAGGTTTAAAGGCCAAGATCCTTACACACATTCGTTGTCACATGGATGACGCCAAAGTCGCCGTAGAGACTGGTGTCGACGGTGTCGACGTCGTCATCGGTACCTCCAAATTTTTAAGACAGTACTCCCACGGTAAGGATATGAACTACATTGCCAAGAGCGCTGTTGAGGTTATTGAATTCGTCAAATCCAAAGGTATTGAAATCAGATTCTCCTCTGAAGATTCCTTCAGAAGTGACCTAGTTGACCTTTTGAACATCTATAAAACCGTTGACAAGATCGGTGTAAATAGAGTCGGTATCGCCGACACAGTGGGATGTGCTAACCCAAGGCAAGTATATGAACTTATCAGAACTTTGAAGAGTGTTGTCTCATGTGACATTGAATGCCACTTCCACAACGATACTGGTTGCGCCATTGCCAACGCCTATACAGCCTTGGAAGGTGGTGCCAGATTGATTGACGTCAGTGTACTGGGTATTGGTGAAAGAAACGGTATCACTCCTCTCGGTGGGCTCATGGCAAGAATGATTGTTGCCGCACCAGAATACGTCAAGTCCAAATACAAGCTGCACAAGATTAGAGATATCGAAAATCTGGTAGCTGAAGCTGTGGAAGTTAACATTCCATTTAACAACCCTATCACTGGGTTCTGTGCATTCACACATAAAGCAGGTATCCATGCCAAAGCCATCTTAGCGAACCCATCCACTTATGAAATCTTGGATCCTCACGATTTCGGTATGAAGAGATATATTCACTTTGCCAACAGATTAACAGGTTGGAACGCCATCAAGGCTAGAGTTGACCAGTTGAACTTGAATTTGACGGATGACCAAATCAAGGAAGTTACGGCTAAGATCAAGAAACTGGGCGATGTCAGATCGCTGAACATCGACGATGTCGACTCCATCATTAAGAACTTCCACACGGAGGTCAGCACCCCTCAGGTACTATCtgcaaaaaagaacaagaagaatgACAGCGATGTTCCGGAATTAGCCACCATCCCAGCCGCTAAGCGGACTAAGCCATCTGCTTAACGTTCTTAAACCATTACATAATGTTCTTTCACTCATTACATATGATATATAGCATCTCTACATCTACATATCTAAATGATGATTTTCTCATCTACTTGTCCGATACATATTAACGAAGATTTACCTTCCCGTGATGCCGGGCCAATCAGACGCGCGTATTTCCGGCAGAATAAGGGGAGGCTGCAGCGGGTACCAGCTATCCAGATATTCACAGTTATGCCAATCAACTGTCTAGTTGCTGTGAACCATCGTCTTGCAGTGTAACGGGCTTTTGGGGCTAGAAAAGGTTAACAATCGTTAGAGAGGGAGAAAGTCTTAACTTGacttgttttccttgttttctcatattttaaaatcctttttcaacttcttcgtAGTGGAATTTGTTCTTGCTATTTTAAAGGAGTGCATATCACAAAGCATTACTAGAGCACATTTTTACACGGTTCCACAAAAGAATATGTTACCACGTTCAGCACTAGCACGCTCATTGCAACTACAGCGCGGAGTGGCCGCAAGGTTCTACTCTGAAGGTTCTACCGGGACGCCAAGAGGTTCCGGTTCAGAGGATTCGTTTGTTAAAAGGGAAAGGGCTACGGAAGACTACTTCGTCAGGCAGCGTGAGAAGGAGCAATTACGCCATTTGAAGGAACAGCTGGAAAAACAACGAAAGAAGATTGATTCcttggaaaataaaattgacTCGATGACCAAATGATCATGCGTTTccacaaaattttttttagaatatTCTTACTTTTATAGTCAAACAACAGAAAAAACTATATAATAATACGTCACACTGAGCTTTTGCACCTTCGATAATTATCATTCTAGTTTTCCTCTACCTTTGCATTTTCCTCTTGTCTGACCAATGTCACTCATTATTTCCACTTTCTGCGCGCAAAGTTCGTCCCAGTGCGGAAACGCATAGAAAGGTAGGAATAGTATGGAACATagaaaagttcaaaagaaCGTGAATAGGTGGTATATCTAAAGTTcgaaatttcaaaatccacttgattttttcctgACTAAGCTTAACCCAACCCCAAGCATATATCTAGCATTTCTTCgcattcaaaatttttcttacaTTCTTTGACGTTTTAAAAATCATACCTCGTATTCTTTacacaaaagaaagatacCTGTGAAATATTTCCGAATATGGTTCGATTAAATCATGCAGCATCGTATTTTATGCCCGTTTTCTGCTCTACAAGGCCTCATATAGTGGTAGTTTCTGCGTTGCTTAGTATTTCGCTATTCTCACTATTCTATGTGTCGTCCGAGTTACTACTGCACGAGTATGATGATCCATTGATGTTCAAACCAAATTCGCAGGACTATTTCAgaacttttcttctggGGCTCTTTTCGccatttctttattatttcctGAAGACCTTTCTATTTAATATAAATCAAAGGTTTTTAATATTGAACCTGATAGTGGATTTTCCCATCAACGACGCCTTTATGCTTATAATACTGATTGGTTTGGCGTACCCGCAGGTGCAAGATCATGAAGGCAGTACGAGCAAGCACAAGGAATCTTCTTGGCATATCATTCCAAGGCAAGCCTATATCTTTGGCATATCATGGGCATTGGGTGAGTTCACTATATGCATAATAGGGAATTTGTTTAACTATCAAGAAATGGCCGATCCAAACATTAATAGTGGTTTCACACACCAAGAAAGCGCCAACACTAACtctaacaataataatatgagCCATAAAGATGACCGCGGTTGTGGTACAGAACATCATCACAACTTCGTAGAGAGAAGTGATATTACATTATCCAAATGTATCGAAGTAAGAAACGACTCATCTTTAATATCGAATAACGTATATTCGTCTGAGTACCACCCAATCAAACCTCTACATTCCTCGTCATCAGCTTATGGCAGCATACAACAGCAATCTCATGAGAATAAGAAGCAGCAACATGTACCGGATAATTCGCAGGACGATACAATTATCATGATGAACCCCATCGACAATTCATTAAAGCTGACAACTCTAGATACGGATGACTTGAGCTTCCCCTTAAACGAAGAAGAACccattttgaagaaatcttttggTTACACATGGGCGATCCCTAATGAGAATACTCAAAATACCACTAAAAGCTTTACATCCATAAAGAGGTTTCTTGCATTTAGCACGGCATACCAATTGGTTACTGGCTTATTGTTGATGGTATTGGTAGTTGGTAGCAACATCATGTTGACAATTGGGGAATCATTGATCTTGTCGATGTACTTCGTCTATGTTCGCGGTCATGAAGGATTGTTTACACCCGTGGTAAACTACTTTGGCTCAAGAAccatttcaaatttcattttatgCGTAATAATTCCATTTATATCCCTAAACTTCCTCATCAACACTACGATATATTTAAGAAGAGAGCTGGACGATTGGTTTAATGATTCACAAGGGGAGTTTGAGGAGGACGACGAGCATGCCGCCAGTAAGAAGCTAGCTGCAAATCAAGAGTATCAACATCCACTGAGTGCAAATTACATGTCGATGGATAATCCTGATGTAATAAATAGCAGCCCGGGTCACTTCGGGTTGAATTCAGGCCAGCTGTTAGGTAATTCGGCGTTATATTATGGTAGTTCAAATGGGGATTATGATGATATGACCAGTGACTCCGCTTTATTAAGATTCTGCAAAAAGCTAGTCAAAAGTTGGAGGGCTCTAGCAAGAAATGATTCTTTTGTACTTGGGGTAATGGTTTCCTGGagtcttcttgttttcgTGACGGGTATAGTTTCAACAGTTTATATATAGTATCTAAGAACTGTGCACATATTAGGGTATTGGTACACCTAGAAGTCTTAGTCTTATACATCTTGCCCCAATGGGGGGGTCAAACTTAATAAACGTTGGGAAGAACGGAACATAAGGGTAAAGTATGATTATGTTTCACTCTAGAGTTATCTTTGAACATGAATTTGTAagtaaatataaaaatatacgaaaaaaaactttctaAACCTGCTTTAAGGGTTCAGCTATATCAAGCAATTCACTAACTAATGGCTATGCAGAAGCAAACatttgttcaaaagaaggaagacCTGAAGTGACAGCCATGCATGATTCAGTGTGAAGCTCACATTGCATGTTACAATTTTGCCTCTATTTGTGGCTGCCAAGCTGAAGCTCATCCGCATTAGTAAAAAATCTTAGATTAGCACAGCGCGGAAACCAGCGTcactaatttttttttactgttGCACTAAAAAAAACCAGCTTGAATAGGTAGTCCTGCTCGAAAGAAATAGTCAAGCCTTGCTTATTATGGTTCTGCTTAATGGTGCAGTCCATTTATACATTCATGCAACGTGGTAAATATGTGTTTCGATGTTTCTGTATTTAAGTGTTTGGGCTGCTTGCTGTTAGTAGAAGAGTGCATTAATATTCATATATCTCTAATAACATATATTTGGGTGGATATACATAAAATAAGATAGGAGAAAGTTGCTTCAGTGATCAACATTATTAGTTAAGAAGGAGTACTCTCAAAGAGATGATTTCCGACTACGACGCTCTTTTGCAATTCAACAAAAGACCTGTTTCGCAAGAAATGATTCAGTTCTTAGCTACGTCCACTGCTTCCATAATCCAAATAAGGCAGAACAATAATTCAGTCCATGGATGCCAACCACCAGACTTACCTACATTTATTAAGAACGTCGTCATTCAGTCAAATGTTCAAACACCAACTCTAATGGCCACATCGGTTTACTTAAACAAACTGAAAAGCGtaataccaaaaaatgtGTATGGCATAGAGACCACAAGACACCGGATATTTCTTGGATGTCTAATATTAGCTGCCAAAACGCTGAACGATTCTTCTCCCTGGAACAAACACTGGACCACGTACACGGAAGGTTTACTCAGAGTGCGTGAGGTAAATACCATCGAGCGCGAACTGTTAGAATACTTTAATTGGGATGTGAGAATAACCACACCGGACCTGATTAAATCTCTTTCTTACTTCCTAGGGCCAATCAAGGAACAACTATTTTTACAAAGAAGGCAAGAACTACTGTTGTTTAATGCGCCAAGTCCCGGccaattgaaagaatatattaaTCATAGAAGACCGATTTCACATTCTAGATCTTCTTCTGCCATATCAGTTCCCTCGCTGACATCCATGACAACAGTATCGACAACTGACTCGAGGTCTTCCGTACTGGCAAAATACCAACCGCCTCTACCGTTGGTGGAGTTTGACAattataataaagaaaatcatgTGCCGCCAAGAAATAATGACGATATGTACAATAATTTCAGGGCACAGGAATATGTACACCCAATAAATCATGTGGATGTAACACCACGAAATTCTCCAATAACGTCGCATAAGCCTACAGTTCACCAAAGGTTGAATTTCACAAGGAGGGGCTGGtcatcatttttcaagcaaTAATTCTAAGTCCTTTGCCTTTAGCAAActatataaatattcttctcCATCCTTTAGTTGTCTTAAGTTTgtataatataaataacCGTTCGTCTAGGCCAACTAAACGCACCATGCTACATCTACGAGTCCCTAATAATTAATACTCCTGACATTTCATCTTATTTCTCGAGGAATATCGGCcgagtttttttttatttttacagGTCATAATTCAAAATCTACCTGATTCTGAAAAAGTAGTGGATGCATTGacaacttcttttcttcattttgcATATAATAATCCAGCACTACAAGTGGCGTATAACAGGATGctaagaaatattttggtGAGAAGCGCTGGCAGCCATTTAAAATTTGGTGGTAGATGTATGAAGTCACCAGCTCTTTTAGGATGCTATAGAAGAGTCAACTATTATTCCACCAAGATACAAACAAGACTGACTAGTGAGAACTACCCAGATGTACACAGAGACCCtagattcaaaaaattgacaTCTGACGATTTACATTATTTTAAATCTATTTTATCGGAACAAGAAATATTACAAGCCAACGAATTAGAAGATCTCTCATTCTATAATGAAGATTGGATGAGAAAGTACAAAGGACAGTCAAAGCTAGTATTAAGACCTAAGTCTGtggaaaaagtttctttgattttaaattattgtaacgatgaaaaaattgccGTTGTCCCTCAAGGCGGTAACACTGGGTTGGTAGGTGGTTCCGTGCCTATTTTCGATGAACTAATTCTGTCATTAGCCAATTTAAacaaaataagaaattttgaCCCTGTGTCAGGGATCTTGAAGTGCGATGCTGGTGTAATCTTGGAAAATGCTAACAATTACGTAATGGAACAAAATTATATGTTCCCATTGGATCTGGGAGCTAAAGGCTCCTGCCATGTTGGTGGTGTGGTTGCAACCAACGCTGGAGGACTACGATTATTACGTTACGGTTCACTACATGGAAGCGTGCTAGGCTTGGAAGTGGTGATGCCCAATGGTCAAATTGTCAATAGCATGCATTCCATGAGAAAAGACAACACCGGCTATGATCTGAAACAGCTGTTCATTGGCTCAGAAGGTACTATTGGTATCATCACTGGTGTTTCAGTCTTAACTGTTCCTAAACCAAAGGCGTTTAATGTATCTTACTTGTCTGTTGAAAGTTTTGAAGAcgttcaaaaagttttcgTCAGAGCCAGACAAGAATTATCTGAGATTTTATCCGCTTTTGAATTTATGGATGCTAAATCTCAAATATTGGCAAAAAGCCAATTGAAAGATGCCACTTTTCCCTTGGAAGATGAGCATccattttatattcttATTGAGACGTCAGGGTCAAACAAAGATCACGATGATTCCAAACTTGAAACATTTTTAGAAAACGTCATGGAAGAAGGCATAGTAACGGACGGTGTAGTGGCACAGGATGAAACCGAATTGCAAAATTTGTGGAAGTGGAGAGAAATGATCCCAGAGGCAAGTCAAGCCAACGGCGGTGTTTACAAATACGATGTTTCTTTACCATTAAAGGACCTATATTCTCTAGTTGAAGCCACTAATGTAAAACTTTCTGAAGCTGAGTTAGTTGGTGATTCGCCCAAACCCGTAGTGGGTGCCATTGGATACGGCCATGTGGGTGATGGTAATCTGCACTTAAATGTTGCCGTTAGAGAGTACAACAAAagcattgaaaaaactCTAGAGCCATTTGTCTATGAATTTGTTTCCTCAAAACATGGTTCCGTTAGTGCCGAACATGGCCTGGgtttccaaaagaaaaattacatTGGCTATTCTAAGAGTCccgaagaaattaaaatgATAAAGGATTTAAAGGCTCATTACGATCCTAATGCTATTCTAAACCCTTATAAGTACATTTGAAATGAAATACCAAGTTCTGTAGTTGTACtacatatgtatatatttatcaattttaTATTCTACAATTACGTGTTATAGGATAATTGTGATATTCAAGGAAGAAATTCACCCTTCTTCAAAGTTTCCACGGCACAAGTTGAAATGTGTCTGAATCTTGATGAGCCCAAAGGCGTGCCACCGTACCATCTGGTCACTATTACTAGGACGTTGAATATGTTTGCTCTCTCAAGCAAAGTCAATAAACGTTGCCCAGCACCAGCTTCGCCGCAGTCAGCACATCCTTGCTCAATGTTCTTTGGTTGCATCGTTACCTTTTTTGACTTGTCAGCATGCCTATTATTACTCTTATTAGTTTTActgctcttctttttctgctCTTGCTGAAAGTTCAAATCGTTCGATATTTCGGCCGTTCTCCAGGCATACATGTGCATGTGGGATGCCTTAGAAACgcttttattgttttgagTTAATTCCTGAAGTATGAAGGGTATATCCTTCTGATTCTGTAATGTGCAACATCTtgcttgaaattttgattttctatCAATTAAAACTTCTGATTCATTCCATATTCTCACTAGTTTGCCAACATTCttattcatttcttcacAAAATACTGATGTCAAACATTGGTTCCTGTCTAGGGCTTTATATAATGTCTTTTTTATAGGTGATAAGTGATGCATGACTTACTTCTGGagtatcattattttctcaGTTGCCGTTTTGGGTCTGATTTTTAGAATGCGAAGCTTGTTGAAAAGAGCTAAGGTCAAAAACAATAGTAAGTTGATCGACAGTAAGCACTCCAGTTTCTAAAGATTGCTGACATACATCTAAATTTACCTACCCCGTCGTTGAATGGCATCTCATAGAACAAGACCAGGTTAATATAGGTTTTACTTTGAGTTGTTAGATACACGCAGAAAGCGTCTTTTCACATAATCTGAACATTTTGTTATCGATGGCTACTGGTAAAATTCAATTTGCCGTTTCTACTCCCTGCAATACTAAGGGTAAACCGTCGGGATATAGGTtgtttgaatttaaaaacGATCGATTAGCGCTCATCCCATCAGAAAGGGGTTGCACGAAAGTAGACGTGAATGCAAATATACAAGCATTTTGTTACTTAAGGCCTAATGGTAGAGAAACGTCACAATCTCCAGAAACAACCCATATTTTGGACTCATGCGATTACATGGTGCTGGCGAAGTCCAACGGATTCATTGAAATTATAAGCAACTATCAATTtaagataaaaaatggCCTGCGTTTAGCGCCCTCTTATATCCTTAGATGTACTCCAGAAGATTTCgaatccaatttttttagtgACTATATGATTGCTGGTCTTGAATATAGTCAAGGTTTGTTGTATTGTTGTATGTGCTCCGGTAGAATATACGTTTTTGTAATGAACCTTCCAACTGATTACATTCAGTATAAAAACATGCACAACCCCATGTTTCCAGAttgcttcttcaaagtACATCATGACAACAACACAGCTCAttcttcagaagaagaaaaaatatttaaaagtAGTACGCGGTACACTGGAAGATCATGCTCCAAGCACATCTGCTACTTTCTTTTACCTATAGAGCCGTCCCATTTAAGATCGTCACCTGTGGTCTCTTCGTTTTGCAATATGTATCAAGGTCTGCCCATATACAGGCCTTCGATGTATTTACATATAGAGCGAGGTATTTCCACATTTCACATAAATCCCTTGGACCGGTTTTGTTTCATGACGGTATCACCACGATCACCACTATTTATAAGGAAAATAATACTACCATTGACTTATGTTACGTTTTTAAGCACTTTTATTAACCTGAAAAACAGTATACAGGGAGAGAAATGTGGTGAGATACTTTCGTGGGACAATGTAGCGCAACAAAATGGATTTGGTTCTTTATTCAGCTGGATTAGTAACAAATTTACATTCGATGCGGATATCATAAATTCAACCATTTGGGATGATATTGTAAAGTATTCAGGGACAGGAATGCTAGATTCGGGAATCGTCTGGAAGCAGCGCCAAGGTCACGCTAAAGATGACATATACGAATTATTTCATACTCAAGATATGCTGGGAAGTAGTCGCCGAAATTCCTCCTTCAGCGCTGCTAGTAGTGAACCGAGACCGCTgagcagaagaagaaggggATCATTCCAAGCCTTGACGAGAGACGCTTTTAGGGAGAGAATGGATGTACCCTGTTCAACAAAGTGGGAATTAGATTCGTTTATTAGGGGCTTAAGAAGAAATACATTTATGGtggattttgaaattgtaGAAAAGACTCCTCATAGGAACGGATATGATGGAGTgaatgaagatgataataatacaGACGAAAGTGATGAAACAATGACTTCTTTTCTAACCGATaactataaaaaaatggacaTCGTGTGCATCGATCATTTTGTCACATTAAGCGCATTTCGACCTCGATATTATGACGAACCAATAATTAAGATAGACTCATTatcaaacaaaaatggCTCTGAAAATGGAcctgatgaagaagagtgGGCAGAAAACCAATTGAAAGTGGATGGTCAAGTGATAGATGATGACACTGCTCAATTCAAGCAGGCACTAGGGAATTTATGTTCATTTAAGAAATTATTCATGCTGGACGATTCTTTATGCTTTATACTGGACACACACGGGGTTTTGTTGATAAATagatttgaaattcaaaataccaaaaatttgttgaagaatgCCAAGGATACAATTCGAATAATACCGCATGATTTCGGATTGATTAATGATGCAATTGTTATAATCAATGATATAGACATGGGCACAAATAATGTTTGCAGTCTAACGTTTCATTTAGTCGTAACATCAATGGCAGGAGAGATAACTGTTTTCAAGGgcgaatttttcaatgactCCAGATTGGGGAGAATAAAGCTGTGTGATTCACTAAAGCTAAATAGAAAAGATCGGTTTGTAGACAAACTTGCTTTGATCGATTATGACGGTTTAAACGCgcaaaagagaagattGGACTACGATGAAAATGACCTTTATACATTTATTGtgaaaaaggtaaaaaaagactAGTTCGAGTTGCATACAGATTAGGTGTAATAAACCATGGCGTATGAGATAGCAGAAGTTTTAAGACGTATTCAcgtatatgtatgtatatgttattgttattaccTCTGATCGTACGAAGGCCTTTGTCGTAACAAGAAGACGTAAGAGATTTACACGCTATTTTGATTAATGGCCGAGTTAAGTATTTTGTCTATAATCTTtcattaagaaaaatataatgtAACCAAGAACAGCTTGTTTAAAGGACTTCTTTGTTAAAagttatcttcttttcccCAAGGTACCACTCCTATATGGTTGATAAGAGTTATAGTTTCTGTAATTGGAAGAGCCAGGAAtgtcattgttattataGGTAGAAGGGTTATATCTGGAACCATACATATTTTCGGATATCGACGAAACGTTTCCTTTTGTATTCTGATATCGTGAATTTTTactaatattattattgagTGACAGCGTCTCGCCCCTTATGGTAGGTTGAATGACATTAGGCTTTTGGTAAGGAGGAGGATGAAAATTCGATGCTCTACGTTTACTTCTGCCACTATGAGTGTGATCATTTTGTGAATGTCTTTTATGTGAAGATCTCGGTAGTGGCTCCTCGTCATATATAGACCCGCTAAATtggttttcattttcctccGCATTTCTGTTTATGTGACGGTAGTATTCTTGTTTTAGCTCAGCTGATAAATTAGAACCGGTGAACGCACTCCCATCCTCGTTAGGTACCCTAGATGAtctgttttctttgcaatCATCACCAAAGTGCCCCTTTCCACCACAGTTATAACAATATATAGTATGAAAGGGAAGGACTTTGGGCTTTgccttttcattatcatctATTAAAATATATGCTCTCCATATGCTAGGAcatctttcttttgagTGTTTCTTACTCTTACAAAGAGTGcattgaacttttttccatttatGCGGACATTGAGACCTGTAATGACCCACTTCGTCACACTTTGAACACTGGATAGCCTTCGGACAATGTCGAGAATAATGATCATCTGTCACCCCGCAGTACGAACATATTATATGAGGACAGTCCTTTTTCAAGTGACCCCTTTGAGAGCAATTATTACACTTAGGTGCAGCTTCTTTAATAGCATCCTTGTCATCATCGCTTACGCCAAAATATCTACCTTGTCCTCTCAAAGCTCTTAATTCGTTAGGATTACTATTTACTTCCTCTATTGAAGGTGCTACAAGTTTATCTGGAGGAGTTGTGGGCGCCGTATCGACGACATATGGTACCGTATTATTCTCCATGAGGGTGGCGGGAGATGAAGTGAGCTATTGTTGTTATGCAGAGGTTTTACTTCTCTCTGATGCAGCCGATAACCACAAcgtttttcaaattgtttcTTGCCATTCTATAAAGTGTAAAAAAATCGCTACCCGGATTCATGCGTGCATTTAGTAGTAATGACATATTTTTATGCACGTAATAATTACCACGAATGGGCATCTGGAATGATATGTTTTCTTTAAGTATGAACATTATATATTACATGAGatatatttcaaagtatacgtgaaggaagaaaaaaggtaaCTGAATTCTCACCTGTAATCATTAGCAGGCTCATTTGGATCAATTTTAAAGATCTTGTCCGGGTTCATGATCCTCTTTGGATCAATAGCTAGCTTAATCTTTCTCATCAAATCGACAGGAGCCTCACCTAGTTCTTCCAGCAAGTACTCTCTTTTACCAATACCAATCCCATGTTCACCTGTGCATGTGCCTTCTGCATCCAGTGCTCTCTTGACCATTCTATCAACAAGCTGGCTACAAGCTTCGTGTTCTTCAGGGGTTCTGTAGACGATGAATGCATGAAAGTTACCATCACCTGCATGACCGACAATAGCGTTGATCAATTTACTAGCTTGCATGTCCTTTTTAGTTTCGTGGATAACCTTGTCGAACTGGGACACAGGAACAGCTACATCAGTCGTCCAGATTTTTGCAGATTTGTCTTTGCTCTTGTCTGCATCTAGCACAGACCATAGCGCGACCTTTCTAGCTTCCCATAATTCTAATTTTTCGTCATCGTCTTTGGCAAACTCGAAACTGTTGCAGTGATTTAACTGGGCGACAGCT includes these proteins:
- the GID12 gene encoding Gid12p (similar to YDL176W), which encodes MATGKIQFAVSTPCNTKGKPSGYRLFEFKNDRLALIPSERGCTKVDVNANIQAFCYLRPNGRETSQSPETTHILDSCDYMVLAKSNGFIEIISNYQFKIKNGLRLAPSYILRCTPEDFESNFFSDYMIAGLEYSQGLLYCCMCSGRIYVFVMNLPTDYIQYKNMHNPMFPDCFFKVHHDNNTAHSSEEEKIFKSSTRYTGRSCSKHICYFLLPIEPSHLRSSPVVSSFCNMYQGLPIYRPSMYLHIERGISTFHINPLDRFCFMTVSPRSPLFIRKIILPLTYVTFLSTFINLKNSIQGEKCGEILSWDNVAQQNGFGSLFSWISNKFTFDADIINSTIWDDIVKYSGTGMLDSGIVWKQRQGHAKDDIYELFHTQDMLGSSRRNSSFSAASSEPRPLSRRRRGSFQALTRDAFRERMDVPCSTKWELDSFIRGLRRNTFMVDFEIVEKTPHRNGYDGVNEDDNNTDESDETMTSFLTDNYKKMDIVCIDHFVTLSAFRPRYYDEPIIKIDSLSNKNGSENGPDEEEWAENQLKVDGQVIDDDTAQFKQALGNLCSFKKLFMLDDSLCFILDTHGVLLINRFEIQNTKNLLKNAKDTIRIIPHDFGLINDAIVIINDIDMGTNNVCSLTFHLVVTSMAGEITVFKGEFFNDSRLGRIKLCDSLKLNRKDRFVDKLALIDYDGLNAQKRRLDYDENDLYTFIVKKVKKD
- the AIR2 gene encoding TRAMP complex RNA-binding subunit (RNA-binding subunit of the TRAMP nuclear RNA surveillance complex~similar to YDL175C); translation: MENNTVPYVVDTAPTTPPDKLVAPSIEEVNSNPNELRALRGQGRYFGVSDDDKDAIKEAAPKCNNCSQRGHLKKDCPHIICSYCGVTDDHYSRHCPKAIQCSKCDEVGHYRSQCPHKWKKVQCTLCKSKKHSKERCPSIWRAYILIDDNEKAKPKVLPFHTIYCYNCGGKGHFGDDCKENRSSRVPNEDGSAFTGSNLSAELKQEYYRHINRNAEENENQFSGSIYDEEPLPRSSHKRHSQNDHTHSGRSKRRASNFHPPPYQKPNVIQPTIRGETLSLNNNISKNSRYQNTKGNVSSISENMYGSRYNPSTYNNNDIPGSSNYRNYNSYQPYRSGTLGKRR